The following proteins are encoded in a genomic region of Variovorax paradoxus:
- a CDS encoding GyrI-like domain-containing protein: protein MEPVRQHHGVFQVAGLTARTTNREEDDPATARISLLWNRFFAEETYRSTPHRTEDVRIFGVYSGYESDANGAFDLTVGVSVSGGTGAATIEAGDYLVFSGQGEMPHMVIDTWQRIWQYFETNPTIARLYRSDFEAYDGPDKVAIHIGVSGVS, encoded by the coding sequence ATGGAACCCGTTCGCCAGCACCATGGCGTTTTTCAGGTTGCCGGACTCACGGCCCGTACCACCAACCGCGAAGAGGACGATCCCGCCACGGCCCGAATCAGCCTATTGTGGAATCGCTTTTTTGCGGAAGAGACCTACCGCTCGACGCCCCACCGGACGGAAGACGTTCGCATCTTCGGGGTCTATTCGGGCTACGAATCCGATGCCAATGGAGCCTTCGACCTGACCGTGGGCGTGAGTGTCTCGGGCGGAACGGGGGCGGCCACCATCGAAGCCGGCGACTACCTCGTCTTTTCGGGCCAGGGTGAAATGCCGCATATGGTGATCGATACCTGGCAGCGAATCTGGCAGTATTTCGAGACAAACCCGACCATCGCGCGCCTCTACCGCAGCGATTTCGAAGCGTACGACGGGCCCGACAAAGTGGCGATCCATATCGGAGTTTCTGGAGTTTCATGA
- a CDS encoding Mth938-like domain-containing protein: MKLQPDKSDAQSLTAHGPGWVAINNEKVEGSVVVGSRGERFEWNCTRFDQLGPEHFAQLASLGAELIIFGSGSRIRFPQAAWLQPLMAKRTGVETMDTPAACRTYNILAGEGRHVIAALLVEPPQDG, translated from the coding sequence ATGAAGCTCCAGCCCGACAAATCCGACGCCCAGTCCCTTACCGCACACGGCCCCGGTTGGGTTGCGATCAACAACGAGAAGGTCGAGGGCAGCGTGGTGGTCGGTTCCCGGGGCGAGCGCTTCGAGTGGAATTGCACCCGCTTCGACCAGCTTGGGCCCGAGCATTTCGCCCAGTTGGCGTCGCTCGGCGCGGAATTGATCATTTTCGGAAGCGGGTCGCGCATCCGCTTTCCGCAGGCCGCCTGGCTTCAGCCGCTCATGGCCAAGCGCACCGGCGTGGAGACCATGGACACCCCCGCTGCCTGCCGGACCTACAACATCCTGGCCGGCGAAGGCCGCCACGTGATAGCCGCCCTGCTGGTCGAACCGCCCCAGGATGGCTGA
- the priB gene encoding primosomal replication protein N encodes MTAAAAAATGVNQLLLTASVAELGALRYTPAGLPVIDLKLEHESTLQEAGKARQVKTALKAVAFGAIAERLATQSMGSLWCFQGFLATPGNGKHPVLHIQDFQQN; translated from the coding sequence GTGACCGCTGCCGCTGCTGCGGCAACCGGAGTCAATCAGCTTCTGCTGACAGCTTCCGTTGCCGAACTCGGAGCCTTGCGATACACGCCGGCCGGCCTTCCCGTCATCGATCTGAAGCTCGAACACGAGTCGACGCTCCAGGAGGCAGGAAAAGCCAGGCAGGTGAAAACGGCCCTCAAGGCCGTTGCCTTCGGCGCCATCGCCGAACGGCTCGCAACGCAGTCGATGGGAAGTCTCTGGTGTTTTCAGGGATTTCTCGCGACACCGGGCAACGGCAAGCATCCGGTCCTGCACATTCAGGATTTTCAGCAAAATTAA
- a CDS encoding helix-turn-helix transcriptional regulator: MRRADRLFQLVQLIRGRRLTTAAFLAQRLEVSERTVYRDVADLQHQGVPIEGEAGVGYRLGAGFELPPLMFTQEEASALVAAARLAQSWVDPALARNIETGLGKILSVLPPAARVSAEALALYAPALGLEDAMRARLQVLREAVEAHHKLRLSYRDVSGDASERTVRPLGCFYWGKVWTLSTWCELRKDFRGFRIDRMDAVQVLPDRFRDEAGKTLADMLRQVKARAAEAKRLEQQQQ; encoded by the coding sequence ATGCGCCGCGCCGATCGCCTGTTTCAACTGGTGCAGCTCATCCGCGGGCGCAGACTCACCACGGCCGCTTTTCTGGCGCAGCGCCTCGAAGTGTCGGAGCGCACGGTCTACCGCGACGTCGCCGATCTTCAGCACCAGGGTGTGCCGATCGAGGGCGAAGCCGGCGTGGGCTACAGGCTTGGCGCGGGCTTCGAACTGCCCCCGCTGATGTTCACGCAGGAAGAAGCTTCCGCCCTCGTGGCTGCGGCGCGGCTCGCGCAGAGCTGGGTCGATCCGGCGCTGGCGCGCAATATCGAAACGGGGCTCGGCAAGATTCTTTCGGTGCTGCCGCCGGCCGCGCGCGTCTCGGCGGAAGCACTGGCGCTCTACGCTCCCGCCCTCGGCCTCGAGGACGCCATGCGGGCCCGGCTGCAGGTATTGCGCGAGGCCGTGGAGGCGCATCACAAGCTGCGCCTCAGCTACCGCGACGTATCAGGCGACGCCAGCGAACGCACCGTGCGTCCGCTCGGCTGCTTCTACTGGGGCAAGGTCTGGACGCTTTCGACCTGGTGCGAGCTGCGTAAGGACTTCCGGGGGTTTCGCATCGACCGCATGGACGCGGTGCAAGTGCTGCCCGACCGGTTTCGCGACGAAGCGGGCAAGACGCTGGCCGACATGCTGCGCCAGGTGAAGGCCCGGGCGGCGGAAGCGAAGCGGCTCGAACAGCAGCAACAATAA
- a CDS encoding peroxiredoxin — protein sequence MAIVVNKPIPEFDANATGGLKVSNTSHLGHVLVMYFYPKDNTPGCTTEAMQFRDRYKDFEKAGATVFGVSRDNMKSHDEFKAKLELPFELIADTEEKMCHMFGVVKNKIMYGKKVKGIERSTFLIGADGILKAEWRGLKVPGHVDDVLKAVKALKKAA from the coding sequence ATGGCGATCGTTGTCAACAAACCCATTCCTGAATTCGACGCCAACGCCACGGGCGGCTTGAAAGTCTCGAATACCTCGCATCTCGGCCACGTGCTGGTCATGTATTTTTACCCGAAAGATAACACTCCGGGTTGCACGACCGAAGCCATGCAGTTCCGCGACCGCTACAAGGACTTCGAAAAGGCCGGCGCCACCGTATTCGGCGTGTCCCGCGACAACATGAAGTCGCACGACGAATTCAAGGCCAAGCTCGAACTCCCGTTCGAACTCATTGCCGACACCGAAGAAAAAATGTGCCACATGTTCGGCGTGGTCAAGAACAAGATCATGTACGGCAAGAAGGTCAAGGGCATCGAGCGCAGCACCTTCCTGATCGGCGCCGACGGCATCCTGAAGGCCGAATGGCGCGGCCTCAAGGTGCCCGGCCATGTCGACGACGTGCTCAAGGCTGTCAAGGCGCTCAAGAAGGCTGCCTGA
- the ppsA gene encoding phosphoenolpyruvate synthase: protein MSALFDATALVVPFENLRMTDVESVGGKNASLGEMISQLPQGVRVPTGFATTAHAFRQFLAHDGLADKISKRLAALDTEDVRALAVAGAEIRAMVEAQPFPADLQKAIADAFAKLSAGNPAASFAVRSSATAEDLPDASFAGQQETFLNVVGIDDVLHKMKEVFASLYNDRAISYRVHKGFAHDVVALSAGVQRMVRSDLGAAGVMFTIDTESGFEDVVFITSSYGLGETVVQGAVNPDEFYVHKPTLRAGKRAVIRRNLGSKLIQMEFATPEEKKATGKLVKTSDVKAEQRNRYSLSDADVEQLARYALVIEEHYGRPMDIEWGKDGTDGQLYILQARPETVKSQQQGKAEQRYKLLGKGAVLAEGRAIGQKIGTGPVRLVHNISEMDKVQAGDVLVTDMTDPNWEPVMKRAAAIVTNRGGRTCHAAIIARELGIPAVVGCGDATDLLKEGTLVTVSCAEGDTGFIYDGLLETEVTEVQRGVMPEIDIKLMMNVGNPQLAFDFAQLPNHGVGLARLEFIINNNIGVHPKAILDYPNVDNDLKKAVESVARGHASPRAFYVDKVAEGIATIAAAFWPKQVIVRLSDFKSNEYRKLIGGSRYEPEEENPMLGFRGAARYLSKDFGEAFAMECEALKRVRNEMGLVNVQIMVPFVRTLGQAERVTTLLGEHGLKRGENELKLIMMCEVPSNAILPEEFLKFFDGFSIGSNDLTQLTLGLDRDSGLELLAADFDERDPAIKALLSRVIKACKAEGKYVGICGQGPSDHPDFALWLAEQGIESISLNPDSVIDTWQQLAKR from the coding sequence ATGTCTGCACTTTTCGACGCGACCGCCCTGGTCGTACCGTTTGAAAACCTGAGGATGACCGACGTCGAGTCGGTCGGCGGCAAGAACGCCAGCCTCGGCGAAATGATTTCGCAGCTGCCGCAGGGCGTGCGGGTGCCCACGGGCTTCGCGACCACGGCGCACGCGTTCCGCCAATTCCTGGCCCATGACGGACTGGCCGACAAGATCAGCAAGCGGCTCGCCGCTTTGGACACCGAAGACGTGCGGGCGCTGGCCGTGGCCGGCGCCGAAATCCGCGCGATGGTCGAGGCCCAGCCTTTCCCCGCCGATCTGCAGAAAGCCATTGCCGACGCCTTCGCGAAACTGAGCGCCGGCAACCCCGCCGCCTCGTTTGCCGTGCGTTCCTCGGCCACGGCCGAAGACCTGCCGGACGCTTCTTTTGCAGGTCAGCAGGAAACCTTCCTCAACGTGGTTGGCATCGACGACGTGCTGCACAAGATGAAGGAAGTGTTCGCCTCCCTCTACAACGACCGCGCGATCAGCTATCGCGTGCACAAGGGTTTTGCGCACGACGTGGTCGCGCTCTCGGCCGGCGTGCAGCGCATGGTCCGCTCCGACCTCGGCGCGGCCGGCGTGATGTTCACCATCGACACCGAGTCCGGCTTCGAGGACGTGGTGTTCATCACCTCGAGCTACGGCCTGGGCGAGACGGTGGTGCAGGGCGCCGTGAACCCCGACGAGTTCTATGTCCACAAGCCCACGCTGCGCGCCGGCAAGCGGGCGGTGATCCGCCGCAACCTGGGCTCCAAGCTGATCCAGATGGAGTTCGCGACGCCTGAAGAAAAGAAGGCCACCGGCAAGCTGGTGAAGACCAGCGACGTCAAGGCCGAGCAGCGCAACCGCTATTCGCTGAGCGACGCCGATGTCGAGCAGCTCGCCAGGTACGCGCTGGTGATCGAAGAACACTACGGCCGCCCGATGGACATCGAGTGGGGCAAGGACGGCACCGACGGCCAGCTCTACATCCTGCAGGCGCGCCCCGAGACGGTGAAGAGCCAGCAGCAGGGCAAGGCCGAGCAGCGCTACAAGCTGCTGGGCAAGGGCGCCGTGCTGGCCGAAGGCCGTGCCATCGGCCAGAAGATCGGCACCGGCCCCGTGCGCCTCGTGCACAACATCAGCGAAATGGACAAGGTTCAAGCCGGCGACGTGCTCGTGACCGACATGACCGACCCCAACTGGGAACCGGTGATGAAGCGCGCCGCCGCCATCGTGACCAACCGCGGCGGGCGCACCTGCCACGCGGCCATCATTGCGCGCGAGCTCGGCATCCCGGCCGTGGTGGGCTGCGGCGACGCCACCGACCTGCTGAAGGAAGGCACGCTGGTGACCGTGAGCTGCGCCGAGGGCGACACCGGTTTCATCTACGACGGCCTGCTCGAAACCGAGGTGACCGAAGTGCAGCGCGGCGTGATGCCCGAGATCGACATCAAGCTGATGATGAACGTCGGCAACCCTCAGCTGGCATTCGACTTCGCGCAATTGCCCAACCACGGCGTGGGCCTGGCGCGGCTCGAATTCATCATCAACAACAACATCGGCGTGCACCCGAAGGCCATCCTCGACTATCCGAACGTCGACAACGACCTGAAGAAAGCCGTCGAATCGGTGGCCCGTGGCCACGCCTCGCCGCGCGCGTTCTATGTCGACAAGGTGGCCGAAGGCATCGCAACCATTGCCGCGGCGTTCTGGCCCAAGCAGGTCATCGTGCGGCTCTCGGACTTCAAGTCGAACGAGTACCGCAAGCTGATCGGCGGCAGCCGCTACGAGCCGGAAGAGGAAAACCCGATGCTGGGTTTCCGCGGCGCCGCCCGTTACCTGAGCAAGGATTTCGGCGAGGCCTTTGCCATGGAATGCGAAGCGCTGAAGCGCGTTCGCAACGAGATGGGTCTGGTCAACGTGCAGATCATGGTGCCCTTCGTGCGCACGCTGGGCCAGGCCGAGCGCGTGACCACGCTGCTCGGCGAGCACGGCCTGAAGCGCGGCGAGAACGAACTCAAGCTGATCATGATGTGCGAGGTGCCGAGCAACGCGATCCTGCCCGAGGAGTTCCTGAAGTTCTTCGACGGTTTCTCGATCGGTTCGAACGACCTGACCCAGCTCACGCTCGGCCTGGACCGCGATTCGGGACTCGAACTGCTGGCAGCCGACTTCGACGAGCGCGACCCGGCCATCAAGGCCCTGCTGAGCCGCGTCATCAAGGCCTGCAAGGCCGAAGGCAAGTACGTGGGGATTTGCGGCCAAGGCCCGAGCGACCACCCGGACTTCGCGCTTTGGCTGGCGGAACAGGGCATCGAATCGATCTCCTTGAATCCGGACAGCGTCATCGACACCTGGCAGCAACTCGCCAAGCGCTGA
- a CDS encoding 6-O-methylguanine DNA methyltransferase, giving the protein MSTTKSWRDRLAGYPHLPNVKEIPTPMRKRHGEGTIATPSPREVEEAMRGVPEGRLATVLGIGEDIAARHRTTIGCTVTTAIFAHMIAHAAEEAIPAEARTPYWRTLKIGGELNSKYPGGIDAQMSKLEAEGHTVVQRGKRYFVEDFAKKLARAR; this is encoded by the coding sequence ATGAGCACCACGAAGAGCTGGCGCGACCGGCTCGCCGGCTACCCCCACCTGCCGAACGTCAAGGAGATCCCAACGCCGATGCGCAAGCGGCACGGCGAGGGCACCATCGCCACGCCCTCGCCGCGCGAGGTCGAGGAGGCAATGCGCGGCGTTCCGGAAGGCCGGCTCGCCACCGTACTCGGCATAGGCGAAGACATCGCGGCACGCCATCGCACCACCATCGGATGCACCGTGACGACGGCCATCTTCGCGCACATGATCGCGCATGCGGCCGAAGAGGCCATCCCCGCGGAGGCCAGGACGCCCTACTGGCGTACCCTCAAAATCGGCGGCGAGCTCAACTCCAAGTATCCCGGCGGCATCGACGCGCAAATGTCGAAACTCGAGGCCGAAGGCCATACCGTCGTGCAGCGCGGCAAGCGCTACTTCGTCGAAGATTTCGCGAAGAAACTCGCACGAGCTCGCTGA
- a CDS encoding EVE domain-containing protein, which yields MAQRNWIAVASAEHARRGRDHEPLGFMQVGHGKLGPLKRVAPGDRVAYYAPATVFGGTDKLQSFVSIGIVRPGEPYEFDMGNGFVPWRRDVAYAAAYEAPIAPLIERLAFIENPKQWGYKFRFGMFDVTDADMTLIAQAMKAELKALAL from the coding sequence ATGGCACAGCGCAACTGGATCGCCGTTGCCAGCGCCGAGCATGCCCGGCGCGGACGCGACCATGAGCCGCTCGGCTTCATGCAGGTCGGCCATGGCAAGCTCGGCCCGCTCAAGCGGGTCGCACCGGGCGACCGCGTGGCCTACTACGCACCGGCTACGGTGTTCGGAGGCACGGACAAGCTGCAGAGCTTCGTGTCGATCGGCATCGTGCGGCCCGGCGAACCTTACGAGTTCGACATGGGCAACGGCTTTGTCCCCTGGCGCCGCGACGTGGCCTATGCGGCTGCGTACGAAGCGCCTATCGCGCCGTTGATCGAGCGCCTTGCCTTCATCGAGAATCCGAAGCAGTGGGGCTACAAGTTTCGCTTCGGCATGTTCGACGTCACCGACGCCGACATGACGCTGATTGCCCAAGCCATGAAGGCCGAGCTGAAAGCGCTCGCGCTTTGA
- a CDS encoding PhoH family protein, giving the protein MPLPPAPTKRAALLSPDAHDAPARSSHRGSRRSGEERAGEAAASGSQPLELFDNLGSEATGGGETARTSRRAKSRPQAPAAPVSAPQQQPAIQVETRVPTAAAPAYVPLVPAPQAPARPKRSKSSGPAKLFVLDTNVLLHDPMCLFRFEEHDIFLPMIVLEELDGHKKGTTEVARNGRQTSRTLDALAAPHGADIAMGLKLDTTGHREAGGKLFFQTAPLDYSLPVSLPQGKADNQILGVVQALRDLHATNQPGRPKQEVVLVSKDINMRVKARALGLAADDYQNDKTLEDGDLLYAGSLALPADFWTRQSKTVESWQSGSNTFYRISGPLVPNLYINQFVYFEAPGEPSMYARVTEIRDKTAVFKTLKDYSSGKNAVWGVNTRNREQNFAMNLLMDPEVDFVTLTGTAGTGKTLMALASGLTQVLDDRRYTEIIMTRATVSVGEDIGFLPGTEEEKMGPWMGALDDNLEFLAKGDGGGAGEWGRAATNELIRSRIKVKSMNFMRGRTFLNKYVIIDEAQNLTPKQMKTLITRAGPGTKIICMGNLAQIDTPYLTEGSSGLTFAVDKFKGWPHGGHITLARGERSRLADFASDVL; this is encoded by the coding sequence ATGCCATTGCCTCCCGCCCCCACGAAACGCGCCGCATTGCTCTCGCCGGATGCGCACGATGCACCCGCCCGTTCCTCGCACAGGGGATCGCGCCGCTCCGGCGAAGAGCGCGCCGGCGAAGCCGCCGCCAGCGGGTCGCAACCGCTGGAATTGTTCGACAACCTGGGTTCGGAGGCGACAGGCGGCGGCGAAACCGCGCGCACGTCCCGCCGGGCCAAGTCGAGGCCGCAGGCGCCTGCCGCGCCGGTGAGCGCCCCGCAGCAGCAACCCGCAATCCAGGTCGAGACCCGGGTTCCCACGGCTGCCGCGCCGGCCTACGTGCCGCTGGTTCCAGCGCCTCAGGCGCCGGCACGGCCCAAGCGCAGCAAGTCCAGCGGCCCGGCCAAGCTGTTCGTGCTCGACACGAACGTGCTGTTGCACGACCCCATGTGCCTGTTCCGCTTCGAAGAACACGACATCTTCCTGCCGATGATCGTGCTCGAAGAGCTGGATGGCCACAAAAAGGGCACGACCGAAGTCGCCCGCAACGGCCGCCAGACCAGCCGCACGCTCGATGCCCTGGCTGCCCCGCACGGCGCCGACATTGCAATGGGCCTGAAGCTCGATACCACCGGCCACCGCGAGGCCGGCGGCAAGCTGTTCTTCCAGACCGCACCGCTCGACTATTCGCTGCCGGTGAGCCTGCCCCAGGGCAAGGCCGACAACCAGATCCTCGGTGTGGTTCAGGCATTGCGCGACCTTCATGCCACGAACCAGCCCGGCCGCCCGAAGCAGGAAGTGGTGCTGGTGTCCAAAGACATCAACATGCGCGTCAAGGCGCGCGCCCTCGGCCTGGCCGCCGACGACTACCAGAACGACAAGACGCTGGAAGACGGCGACCTGCTCTACGCGGGTTCGCTTGCGCTGCCGGCCGATTTCTGGACCCGCCAAAGCAAGACGGTCGAGAGCTGGCAAAGCGGCAGCAACACCTTCTACCGGATCAGCGGCCCGCTGGTGCCCAACCTGTACATCAACCAGTTCGTGTACTTCGAAGCACCGGGCGAGCCGAGCATGTATGCGCGCGTCACCGAGATCCGCGACAAGACAGCGGTCTTCAAAACGCTGAAGGACTACAGCTCGGGCAAGAACGCGGTGTGGGGCGTGAACACGCGCAACCGCGAGCAGAACTTCGCGATGAACCTCTTGATGGACCCGGAGGTCGACTTCGTCACGCTCACCGGCACCGCCGGCACCGGCAAGACGCTGATGGCACTGGCCTCGGGCCTGACGCAGGTGCTCGACGACCGCCGCTACACCGAGATCATCATGACCCGCGCCACCGTGAGCGTGGGCGAGGACATCGGTTTTCTGCCGGGCACCGAAGAAGAAAAGATGGGCCCCTGGATGGGCGCGCTCGATGACAACCTCGAGTTCCTGGCCAAGGGCGACGGCGGCGGCGCCGGCGAATGGGGCCGCGCGGCCACCAACGAGCTGATCCGCAGCCGCATCAAGGTCAAGAGCATGAACTTCATGCGCGGGCGCACCTTCCTGAACAAGTACGTGATCATCGACGAGGCGCAGAACCTGACGCCCAAGCAAATGAAGACGCTGATCACCCGGGCCGGCCCGGGCACCAAGATCATCTGCATGGGCAACCTCGCGCAGATCGACACGCCCTATCTCACCGAAGGCTCTTCGGGCCTCACGTTCGCGGTCGACAAGTTCAAGGGCTGGCCGCACGGCGGGCACATCACGCTGGCGCGCGGCGAACGCTCGCGTCTGGCCGATTTCGCGAGCGACGTGCTCTAA
- the rpsF gene encoding 30S ribosomal protein S6 gives MRHYEIILLIHPDQSEQVPAMLERYKGLITAGGGNVHRVEDWGRRQLAYQINKLNKAHYLCVNIEAEQTVMAELEHAFKFNDAVLRHLTVQKKKAETGPSSMMKTVEREEARKAQQAEYAANNS, from the coding sequence ATGCGTCACTACGAAATCATTTTGCTGATCCACCCGGATCAGAGCGAACAAGTTCCGGCCATGCTGGAGCGCTACAAGGGCCTGATCACGGCCGGCGGCGGCAACGTCCACCGCGTTGAAGACTGGGGCCGCCGTCAGCTGGCTTACCAGATCAACAAGCTCAACAAGGCGCACTACCTGTGCGTCAACATCGAAGCTGAGCAAACCGTGATGGCCGAACTCGAACACGCGTTCAAGTTCAATGACGCCGTGCTGCGCCACCTCACCGTTCAGAAGAAGAAGGCCGAAACCGGTCCTTCGTCGATGATGAAGACGGTCGAGCGCGAAGAAGCCCGCAAGGCCCAGCAGGCCGAGTACGCCGCCAACAACAGCTGA
- the rplI gene encoding 50S ribosomal protein L9 → MQIILLDKVVNVGGLGDIVKVKDGYARNFLIPTGRARRATAANKAEFEAKRVELEKAAAAKLAEMQAQGEKLGGTTVKLTQKAGVDGRLFGSVTNGDIAEELGKQGYKVAKSQVRLPSGPIKVVGDSTVSVALHTDVVVDITVTVYGETA, encoded by the coding sequence ATGCAAATCATTCTTCTGGACAAGGTTGTCAACGTCGGTGGCCTGGGCGATATCGTCAAGGTCAAGGACGGCTACGCCCGCAACTTCCTGATCCCGACGGGCCGCGCCCGCCGCGCCACCGCCGCCAACAAGGCCGAATTCGAAGCCAAGCGCGTCGAACTCGAAAAGGCTGCGGCCGCCAAGCTGGCCGAAATGCAAGCCCAGGGCGAGAAGCTCGGCGGCACGACCGTCAAGCTGACCCAAAAGGCCGGCGTCGACGGCCGTCTGTTCGGCTCGGTCACCAACGGCGACATCGCCGAAGAGCTCGGCAAGCAAGGCTACAAGGTTGCCAAGTCGCAAGTGCGCCTGCCCAGCGGCCCGATCAAGGTCGTTGGCGACAGCACGGTGAGCGTTGCGCTGCACACCGACGTGGTGGTCGACATCACCGTCACGGTCTACGGCGAAACCGCCTGA
- the rpsR gene encoding 30S ribosomal protein S18, which produces MATFKKFNKDKRPKRNTQSLLFKRKRFCRFTVAGVEEIDYKDIDTLRDFISENGKIIPARLTGTRAIYQRQLNTAIKRARFLAMVPYSDQHRV; this is translated from the coding sequence ATGGCCACGTTCAAGAAATTCAACAAAGACAAGCGCCCGAAGCGCAACACCCAGTCGCTGCTGTTCAAGCGCAAGCGCTTCTGCCGCTTCACCGTCGCTGGCGTCGAAGAAATCGACTACAAGGACATCGACACGCTGCGTGACTTCATCAGCGAAAACGGCAAGATCATCCCCGCACGCCTGACCGGCACGCGCGCGATCTACCAGCGCCAGCTCAACACCGCGATCAAGCGCGCACGCTTCCTCGCGATGGTGCCGTACAGCGACCAGCACCGCGTCTAA
- the dnaB gene encoding replicative DNA helicase: MSAVFSYADNDPSADRQVAKLRIPPHSIEAESSVLGGLLLDNGAWDRMGDLLVDGDFYRHEHKLIYAAIGGLINASKPADVITVYEQLQGLGKAEEIGGLVYLNSLAQYVPSASNIRRYAEIVRERSILRKLVSASDEIATNAFNTQGKSVDKILDEAEQKIFNIGEEGTRMKQGFQSMDALVVELLDRVTEMAENPNDITGVRTGFHDFDKMTSGLQPGDMIVLAARPSMGKTSLAINIAEHVALNEGLPVAVFSMEMGASQLAVRIVGSIGRIDQGHLRTGKLSDEEWPRLTEAIEKLRNVSLHIDETPGLTTSELRANARRLARQYGRLGLIVVDYLQLMSVSSSMNDENRATAVGEISRGLKMLAKELKCPVIALSQLSRGVESRTDKRPMMSDLRESGAIEQDADIIMFIYRDDYYDKNSKEPGVAEVIISKHRNGPTGTVKLAFLKPLTKFENLAGYGSSNDY; the protein is encoded by the coding sequence ATGTCCGCCGTTTTCTCCTATGCCGACAATGACCCGTCGGCCGATCGCCAAGTTGCCAAGCTCCGCATTCCGCCTCACTCGATCGAGGCCGAGTCGAGCGTGCTTGGCGGCCTGCTGCTCGACAACGGGGCATGGGATCGCATGGGCGACCTGCTGGTCGACGGCGACTTTTACCGCCACGAACACAAGCTGATCTACGCGGCCATTGGCGGGCTGATCAACGCCAGCAAGCCGGCCGACGTCATCACGGTCTACGAGCAGCTGCAGGGTCTTGGCAAGGCCGAGGAAATCGGCGGGCTGGTCTACCTGAACTCGCTCGCGCAGTATGTGCCGAGCGCGAGCAACATCCGCCGCTACGCCGAGATCGTGCGCGAGCGCTCCATCCTGCGAAAGCTGGTGTCCGCGAGCGACGAAATCGCGACCAACGCCTTCAACACGCAAGGCAAGTCGGTCGACAAGATCCTCGACGAGGCCGAACAGAAGATCTTCAACATCGGCGAAGAAGGCACGCGGATGAAGCAGGGCTTCCAGAGTATGGATGCCCTGGTGGTCGAGCTGCTCGACCGCGTGACCGAGATGGCCGAGAACCCGAACGACATCACGGGCGTGCGCACCGGCTTCCACGATTTCGACAAGATGACCTCGGGCCTGCAGCCGGGCGACATGATCGTGCTGGCCGCGCGTCCTTCGATGGGCAAAACCTCGCTGGCTATCAACATCGCCGAGCACGTGGCCCTGAATGAAGGACTGCCGGTGGCGGTCTTCTCGATGGAAATGGGTGCTTCGCAGCTGGCGGTGCGTATCGTCGGCTCGATCGGGCGTATCGACCAGGGACACCTGCGCACCGGCAAGCTCAGCGACGAGGAGTGGCCGCGCCTCACGGAAGCCATCGAGAAGCTGCGCAACGTGTCGCTGCACATCGACGAGACGCCCGGCCTTACCACCAGCGAGTTGCGCGCGAATGCGCGGCGCTTGGCGCGCCAGTACGGGCGGCTCGGCCTTATCGTGGTCGACTACCTCCAGCTCATGAGCGTGTCGAGCAGCATGAACGACGAGAACCGCGCCACCGCCGTGGGCGAAATCTCGCGCGGCCTGAAGATGCTCGCCAAAGAACTCAAATGCCCCGTGATCGCGCTCTCGCAGTTGAGCCGCGGCGTTGAAAGCCGCACCGACAAGCGTCCCATGATGAGCGACCTGCGTGAATCCGGCGCCATCGAGCAGGACGCGGACATCATCATGTTCATCTACCGCGACGACTACTACGACAAGAACAGCAAGGAGCCGGGCGTGGCCGAGGTGATCATCAGCAAGCACCGGAACGGGCCCACGGGCACCGTCAAGCTGGCGTTCCTGAAGCCGCTCACCAAGTTCGAGAATCTGGCCGGCTACGGCAGCAGCAACGACTACTGA
- a CDS encoding VOC family protein, with protein sequence MQNAISWFEIPVTDMDRAQAFYETVLARKLRRENFGNETLAVFPYDDPATGGALQAGTNASARPGSGIRIYLDCMPSIDAVLARVEAAGGEIVAPKSALPPGMGFIAHLRDTEGNEVGLHALA encoded by the coding sequence ATGCAGAACGCCATCAGCTGGTTCGAGATTCCGGTCACCGACATGGACCGCGCCCAGGCCTTCTACGAGACCGTGCTGGCGCGCAAGCTGCGCCGCGAAAACTTCGGCAACGAGACGCTGGCCGTGTTTCCTTACGACGATCCCGCCACGGGTGGCGCCCTGCAGGCCGGCACGAATGCCAGCGCCCGCCCGGGCAGCGGCATCCGCATCTATCTGGACTGCATGCCGAGCATCGATGCCGTGCTGGCACGCGTCGAAGCGGCCGGCGGGGAGATCGTTGCGCCCAAGTCCGCGCTGCCGCCCGGCATGGGCTTCATTGCCCACCTGCGCGACACCGAAGGCAACGAAGTCGGCCTCCACGCCCTCGCCTGA